The window GACCCGAGTGGCACCATCCGCTCCTTGGCACCCTTGCCGCGCAACAGCACCGCGCCGTCGACCAGATCGACGTCATCCACGTCGAGCCCGACAGCCTCGGAGATGCGCGCGCCGGTGCCGTACAGCACCTCCAGCAACGCCCGGTCGCGCAATGCCAATGGCGTATCAGCCGACCCGGCAGCGGCCAGGATCGCCTCGACCTCCGCCAGCGACAGCGCCTTGGGCAGTCGCTTGGCCGCCGAGGGCGGCTTGACCGACGCAGCCGGGTTGTCCTGGGCCAGGCCATCGAGGACCGCGAACTTGTGGAACCCGCGCACCGCGACGACCGTACGAGCAGCCGACGACGCACTCAACGCAGGATGCTCCTGGTCGCCCTCGCGCAGCCGCATCAAGAACTCGGTAATGGTGGCTTCCTGCACGGAGCCCAGATCCTCGATCCCCTGGCCCGCCAGGAAACCGCGATAGCGGCGCAGGTCGCGTGCGTACGACTTCAAGGTGTTGTCGGCCAAGCCTCTCTCTACCGACAGGTGGTCCAAGTACGTCCGCACGGCGCGCGCCACAGCATCAGCCAAGGAGGCCACGCTCCTTGACCGCCAACACCGCGAGCGCCACCGGTGCGTCCTGCAGGCGTCCGTCCAGCACCGCGGCGAGCAGGTCGGCGTACGGCACCCAGAAGGGCTCGATGTCGATCTCCTCGTGGTGCAGTTCGAAGTCGCCGCGATCCGCAGGCGTCAGGTCTGTGGCCAGGTAGTAGTGCAGGAGTTCGCTGGTGATGCCGGGCGAGGAGTAGGTGCTCAGCAGTGGCGTCCACGTGGCTGCCGACAACTGCACCTCTTCTCGCAACTCCCGCTTCGCCGCCTCGACCGGGTCCTCGTCGACCGCGTCGAGGAGTCCTGCCGGGAGTTCGACGAACGTACGCTGCGCGGGGTGGCGGTATTGCCTCAGGCAGCACACCCGCTGCTCATCATCCAAAGCCAGGACCACCACAGCGCCGGGATGTTCCAAGACGAGCCGTCCGAAGCTGCCGCCCACACCGTCCGGCCGACGGATCAGATCCTCACGAAACGCCATCACCCAGTCCGTGCGGTAGTGGTCGGTCGAGGAATCGACAGGCCAGGCTGTCGGTTCGTCCCGCAGATGCTCGTCCACGGGTCGGACACTACTGTGACCGACATGACTGCCGAACAGATCCTCTACCTCACCCAGGACGAGGCGAAGGCCCGCTCGCAGATCCTGTCCGTCGAGCGCTACGACATCGAGGTCGACATGCGCGACCTGCTGGAGGGAGAGGTCTGGCGTTCGGTCTCGACCGTACGATTCACCTGCTCCGAGCCGGGTGCCTCGACCTTCGTCGACGTGGTGGGTGAGGTGCACTCCGCGCAACTCAATGGCCAGGAACTCGACCTTTCCACCCACGCCGGTGGTCGGCTCCCGCTGTCCGGCCTGACCGCAGACAACACCCTGGTGGTGTCGATGTCGCAACACAACACCGGATCCGCCGAGGGCATCCTGCGTACGGTCGACCCGACCGATGGGCTGGTCTATGTCTGGACCTCCTTGGAGGCCGACGA of the Nocardioides sp. genome contains:
- the xerD gene encoding site-specific tyrosine recombinase XerD codes for the protein MADAVARAVRTYLDHLSVERGLADNTLKSYARDLRRYRGFLAGQGIEDLGSVQEATITEFLMRLREGDQEHPALSASSAARTVVAVRGFHKFAVLDGLAQDNPAASVKPPSAAKRLPKALSLAEVEAILAAAGSADTPLALRDRALLEVLYGTGARISEAVGLDVDDVDLVDGAVLLRGKGAKERMVPLGSYAADALGAWLTRGRPAILEKASVRAAPGAAVFLNSRGGRLSRQSAWAILVGAADRAGVDKDVSPHTLRHSFATHLLEGGADVRVVQELLGHASVTTTQIYTLVTVDNLREVFATSHPRAR
- a CDS encoding NUDIX hydrolase — encoded protein: MDEHLRDEPTAWPVDSSTDHYRTDWVMAFREDLIRRPDGVGGSFGRLVLEHPGAVVVLALDDEQRVCCLRQYRHPAQRTFVELPAGLLDAVDEDPVEAAKRELREEVQLSAATWTPLLSTYSSPGITSELLHYYLATDLTPADRGDFELHHEEIDIEPFWVPYADLLAAVLDGRLQDAPVALAVLAVKERGLLG